In Apium graveolens cultivar Ventura chromosome 10, ASM990537v1, whole genome shotgun sequence, the following are encoded in one genomic region:
- the LOC141691962 gene encoding uncharacterized protein LOC141691962: MSTSDSSIIQHEDSSTMSKSDSNPIIIQHEGSSFNAGIVFNETNYELWSQMLEMQIAEKEKLSFIRDTSTVPKEKEDGYEKWYSDNQKVKRWLLMSMSPEIMKRYIRLPTARDIWKALSKAFYDGADELQVFTLNQRAFSAKQNGRSLSIYYGELTEIFGELDHRDKVVMVNEKDIASYQKSLQRQRVHIFLAGLDDNFEQVRGEILRKDPIPDLEECYALVRREDVQRGVMNGQLENTEASAMVIQNRSNQNWSSQYQQDKRKNIHPKNANGGDKSSYKCTHYDDHKKLLALAAAATGNDDNFLNISTPVSNSAWITDSGATEHMTFDSRQISPINTSSQKSVTTANGNSISIIGEGSLSLTNTLNLDSILDIRTKQTIGCGVRRGKLYYIDLVPKNLDNLGRALTIDGSKEKSEISLWHRRLGHASFGYIKKLFPSLFVNFDVSSFKCEVCELAKSHRTSFPLNLNKSPVPFMIIHSDVWGPSKFPTLDGSRWFVTFIDDCTRMTWVLRSDNEGEYLSFEVKQYLEAHGITHQTTCPYTPQQIGWRNGKIITYWRLFVLH, from the exons ATGAGCACGTCAGATTCATCAATCATTCAACACGAAGATTCATCAACCATGAGCAAGTCGGATTCAAACCCTATCATTATTCAACATGAAGGTTCATCATTCAATGCAGGAATTGTATTTAATGAGACCAACTATGAACTATGGTCTCAAATGTTAGAGATGCAaattgctgagaaagaaaagCTCTCTTTCATTCGTGACACATCAACGGTGCCTAAAGAGAAAGAAGATGGTTATGAAAAATGGTATTCAGACAATCAGAAGGTCAAAAGATGGTTATTGATGTCTATGTCACCGGAGATTATGAAGCGATACATTCGCTTACCCACCGCACGAGATATTTGGAAAGCTCTGTCTAAAGCCTTTTATGATGGAGCTGATGAATTACAAGTTTTTACCTTGAATCAGAGGGCTTTTTCCGCCAAACAAAATGGTAGATCGCTCTCTATATATTATGGGGAACTGACTGAAATCTTTGGTGAGTTGGATCATCGTGATAAGGTGGTTATGGTAAATGAGAAAGATATTGCATCATACCAAAAGTCGCTTCAGAGACAAAGAGTTCATATCTTTCTCGCTGGATTAGATGACAATTTTGAACAAGTGCGCGGTGAAATCTTGAGGAAGGATCCTATCCCTGATTTAGAAGAGTGTTATGCTCTGGTCCGTCGCGAAGATGTTCAACGCGGGGTGATGAACGGACAATTGGAAAATACTGAAGCTTCAGCCATGGTGATTCAGAATCGGTCTAATCAAAACTGGTCTTCTCAATACCAGCAAGACAAACGAAAAAACATCCATCCTAAGAATGCTAATGGTGGTGACAAATCATCATACAAATGCACCCATT ATGATGATCATAAAAAGCTCTTGGCATTGGCAGCAGCAGCAACAGGTAATGAtgataattttttaaatatttctacACCTGTTTCTAATAGTGCATGGATAACTGATTCTGGTGCTACGGAACATATGACGTTTGATTCCAGACAAATTTCTCCTATTAACACTTCCTCACAAAAATCTGTTACCACTGCTAATGGTAACTCAATTTCGATAATTGGGGAAGGATCCTTGTCTCTTACTAATACCTTGAATTTAGATTCTATTTTG GACATCCGGACAAAGCAGACGATTGGTTGTGGTGTTAGGCGAGGGAAGCTGTATTACATAGACTTGGTGCCCAAAAATCTAGATAACTTGGGTCGAGCTTTAACAATTGATGGATCAAAGGAAAAATCTGAGATATCTTTATGGCATCGACGTCTGGGGCATGCTTCTTTTGGCTACATAAAGAAATTATTTCCTAGTTTATTTGTGAACTTTGATGTTTCTAGTTTTAAATGTGAAGTTTGTGAACTTGCAAAAAGTCATCGTACATCGTTTCcattaaatctaaataaaagtCCAGTTCCTTTTATGATTATACATTCTGATGTCTGGGGACCATCTAAATTCCCTACTTTGGATGGATCACGTTGGTTTGTTACTTTTATTGATGATTGTACTAGGATGACTTGG GTACTCCGGAGTGACAATGAAGGTGAATATCTGAGTTTTGAAGTGAAGCAGTATTTAGAAGCCCATGGAATCACCCATCAGACTACTTGTCCCTATACACCCCAACAAATAGGGTGGCGGAACGGAAAAATCATCACTTATTGGAGGTTGTTCGTGCTTCATTAA
- the LOC141691963 gene encoding uncharacterized protein LOC141691963, translating to MASSSKQDIEQRYASMSINDGEEDGLILGEINEEVQFFHEFDMQRVLDDGPWTFNNQALMVRRLEMGEQLSDIKLNELYIWVQIHELPVGFNSEIVLRSIGNYIGKFLMVDPKNFQSIWRQFVSIKVAINVNKPLKSQMRMKKAGGDWMWVKFKYERLPSFCFYCGIIGHSEKFCESLYDEAGNIGVRNYDASLRAPMRNNIDAGKNQWLRNAGGGKLRPKKMNENVGDDELTRTESVGIMVTRSQNYGIQLVGDNQGNSYDGRAKLSKVQNLKSGKEGENVMTSIGLFIGDPKRRRVYDNKDVGLTEGHSPDDENMVDSEGNIMSNPKNLLEAGAAMQARLGL from the exons ATGGCGAGTTCATCAAAGCAAGATATTGAACAGAGATATGCAAGTATGTCCATTAATGATGGAGAAGAAGATGGGTTAATTCTGGGTGAAATCAACGAGGAGGTTCA GTTTTTCCATGAGTTCGATATGCAAAGAGTTCTAGATGATGGTCCTTGGACATTTAATAACCAAGCCTTGATGGTCAGAAGGCTGGAAATGGGAGAACAATTATCTGATATCAAGTTGAATGAGTTGTATATTTGGGTCCAGATTCATGAACTACCTGTTGGTTTCAATTCGGAGATCGTGTTGAGGTCTATAGGCAATTATATTGGTAAGTTTTTAATGGTAGATCCCAAGAATTTCCAAAGTATCTGGAGGCAGTTCGTAAGTATCAAAGTGGCCATTAATGTTAACAAGCCTTTAAAGAGTCAAATGCGTATGAAGAAGGCGGGGGGTGACTGGATGTGGGTTAAATTTAAATACGAGCGCCTTCCTTCGTTCTGTTTTTACTGTGGAATTATTGGTCATTCAGAGAAATTTTGTGAGTCCTTGTACGATGAGGCAGGTAATATCGGAGTTAGAAATTATGATGCCTCGCTTAGGGCCCCAATGAGGAATAATATTGATGCAGGTAAGAATCAGTGGCTTCGTAATGCTGGTGGGGGAAAGCTACGTCCTAAGAAGATGAACGAGAATGTAGGGGATGATGAGTTGACCAGAACAGAAAGCGTCGGAATCATGGTAACAAGATCCCAAAATTACGGGATACAGTTGGTTGgagacaatcaaggaaatagttATGACGGTAGAGCCAAATTATCGAAAGTTCAAAATTTAAAATCTGGGAAAGAGGGGGAAAATGTTATGACTTCTATTGGGCTTTTTATTGGGGACCCAAAAAGACGTCGAGTATATGATAATAAGGATGTTGGGCTTACTGAAGGGCATAGCCCAGATGACGAAAATATGGTGGACTCTGAAGGAAATATTATGTCCAATCCAAAAAACTTGCTAGAGGCGGGTGCTGCGATGCAGGCCCGCCTAGGATTATGA
- the LOC141691964 gene encoding uncharacterized protein LOC141691964: MSTCSWNCQGVGQPWKIQFLSDVIRQTRTNFVFLCETLCRKEKMDWLCSKLGYDGVFVVDVQGRSGGLALMWRDVDQVSLKSYSQNHIDIEVSMSGIAPWRLTGFYGEPVRNQRRRTWDLLRTLARDSNLPWCVIEDMNNITSQADTRGGANYPTWLVDGFNEIIAEVGLVDMDMVGYQYTWERGRGTENWIEMRLDRVLTSDSWLDVFPLAKLYSLEGSPSDHAAIFLEPKRRSTENRRRRFRFENAWLTEPLCYQIVKDNWEGSRDLYIMQKIKQCGERLDLWGKDVTGSFSTRIKKCKVELKQLRNKRDTQSLQRYNEVKK; the protein is encoded by the coding sequence ATGAGTACGTGTAGCTGGAACTGCCAGGGTGTTGGGCAGCCTTGGAAGATTCAGTTCCTATCGGACGTTATTCGTCAAACTAGGACTAATTTTGTTTTTCTTTGTGAAACGCTTTGTCGAAAAGAGAAGATGGATTGGTTGTGTTCTAAACTGGGCTATGATGGTGTTTTTGTGGTGGATGTGCAGGGTAGAAGCGGGGGTTTGGCGTTAATGTGGAGAGATGTCGATCAAGTTAGTCTCAAAAGTTATTCTCAGAATCATATAGATATTGAAGTTAGTATGTCTGGTATAGCTCCTTGGCGTCTTACTGGGTTTTATGGAGAGCCAGTTAGGAATCAACGCAGAAGAACGTGGGATCTGCTTCGAACCTTGGCAAGGGACTCTAATTTGCCGTGGTGTGTGATTGAAGATATGAATAATATAACCTCGCAAGCGGATACTAGAGGAGGCGCCAATTATCCTACATGGTTAGTCGATGGTTTTAATGAAATAATTGCAGAAGTAGGGCTGGTTGATATGGATATGGTTGGTTATCAGTATACTTGGGAGAGAGGACGGGGCACAGAGAATTGGATTGAGATGAGGCTTGACAGAGTGTTAACTAGTGACTCATGGCTGGATGTTTTCCCGCTTGCTAAGCTTTACAGTCTGGAGGGATCGCCATCAGACCATGCTGCAATTTTTTTGGAACCTAAAAGACGTAGTACGGAGAACAGGAGGCGTAGATTCCGGTTTGAGAACGCCTGGTTAACTGAGCCGTTATGTTATCAGATAGTAAAGGACAATTGGGAGGGTAGCAGAGATTTGTATATTATGCAGAAGATTAAACAGTGTGGCGAAAGGTTAGACTTATGGGGTAAAGATGTAACTGGCAGCTTTAGCACTCGTATCAAGAAGTGTAAAGTGGAGCTCAAGCAGCTTAGAAATAAACGAGATACTCAGTCTTTGCAAAGGTATAATGAAGTGAAAAAATAG
- the LOC141691965 gene encoding F-box protein CPR1-like, translating to MGDFERLARLEGRDHTSNYIGHGCLNGTFYFPEELIPEVLLHLPVKHLLRIRCVCKLWCSLIDSTSFIKRHLQRNTECNPDARVIIRSYARGDNFFLGDVHSLCDSPVVEIDDPVKTFLSGAEFIDSCNGLVCLLRNNNYILLWNPATRKCRELPSPTNIPLPIRPVERYIIGFGYDQVNDDYKVVRFADTRIWGMMVTVYSLKFNSWTQAETILNGICIYAKRRGMYVNGSLYWLAKKDSHIIFAFDLGVERHRELPFPVYNNENDQIADKGLIVFNKCLRIIGYDSDYRLDTWLMNDNGVGNAWSIVLSVEQQGTQGSFSIVWHGDHFSKNRDDFLIMVDEDRLMRYDHEKNEVKNVTVQGAPRFFEMFVYTEM from the exons ATGGGTGATTTTGAACGATTAGCTAGACTTGAGGGAAGAGATCACACATCAAACTACAT TGGCCATGGTTGCCTTAATGGAACTTTTTACTTTCCGGAAGAGTTGATTCCCGAAGTATTACTCCATCTTCCGGTCAAGCATCTCCTTCGTATCAGATGTGTATGTAAACTGTGGTGCTCTCTTATTGATAGCACCAGCTTTATCAAAAGACATCTTCAAAGAAACACTGAATGTAACCCTGATGCTCGTGTTATTATAAGATCTTACGCAAGGGGTGACAACTTTTTTCTGGGGGATGTGCATTCTTTATGTGATTCCCCTGTTGTGGAAATAGATGATCCGGTCAAGACTTTTCTATCTGGTGCAGAATTTATTGATTCTTGCAACGGCTTAGTCTGCTTGCTGAGGAACAATAATTATATTTTACTGTGGAATCCCGCAACAAGAAAGTGTAGAGAATTGCCTTCTCCAACCAATATCCCTCTTCCTATCAGACCTGTGGAGCGTTACATAATTGGCTTCGGGTATGATCAAGTCAATGATGACTACAAGGTTGTGAGATTTGCTGATACTCGGATTTGGGGCATGATGGTGACCGTTTACAGCCTAAAATTCAATTCATGGACACAGGCTGAAACTATTCTGAATGGAATTTGCATATATGCAAAAAGACGTGGTATGTATGTGAATGGATCGTTGTATTGGCTTGCAAAGAAAGACTCTCACATTATATTTGCTTTTGATCTCGGAGTTGAAAGACACAGGGAACTCCCATTTCCTGTTTACAATAATGAGAATGATCAGATTGCCGACAAGGGTCTGATTGTCTTTAATAAATGTCTCCGCATAATTGGTTACGATTCTGATTACCGTTTGGATACATGGCTGATGAACGATAATGGAGTGGGAAATGCTTGGTCCATTGTATTATCAGTGGAGCAACAAGGAACACAGGGATCTTTTTCAATTGTTTGGCATGGTGATCATTTTTCAAAAAATCGGGATGATTTTTTAATAATGGTGGACGAGGATAGACTTATGCGGTATGACCatgaaaagaatgaagttaagaATGTCACAGTTCAGGGGGCTCCGCGATTCTTTGAAATGTTCGTTTACACTGAGATGTAA